Proteins encoded by one window of Musa acuminata AAA Group cultivar baxijiao chromosome BXJ2-9, Cavendish_Baxijiao_AAA, whole genome shotgun sequence:
- the LOC135623610 gene encoding cysteine-rich receptor-like protein kinase 10: MPRRTQLHKRVLDNEDQQEIKSAESLLLDLEVIKSATNNFSDANKLGEGGFGPVYRGTLEDGVQIAVKRLSRTSGQGLVELKNEVVLLAKLQHRNLVRLLGCCLQEEEKLLVYEYLPNTSLDNVLFDPVRRVQLDWARRYKIIEGIGRGLLYLHEDSRLKIVHRDLKASNILLDGDMNPKISDFGLAKLFDVDETQRNTSRIAGTYGYMAPEYALRGRFSTNSDVYSYGVLILEILTGRKNSGYQGSGNSIDLLSYVWRHWNQGDALQAVDQSVVDQCRPQEVLRCMHIGLLCVQEDPAQRPSMASITLMLNSYSVSLPTPSAPAFVTHSITEVSLQGRENSKGSTTSSAKESTNEVSISEMDPR; encoded by the exons ATGCCAAGGAGGACGCAGCTGCACAAACGAGTACTTG ACAATGAAGACCAACAAGAGATCAAGAGTGCAGAATCTCTGTTACTTGATCTGGAGGTGATCAAGTCTGCCACAAACAACTTTTCTGATGCAAACAAGCTAGGAGAAGGAGGATTTGGACCAGTTTATAGG GGAACACTAGAGGATGGAGTGCAAATAGCTGTGAAGAGGCTTTCAAGAACCTCAGGGCAAGGGCTTGTTGAGCTGAAGAATGAGGTGGTTTTGTTGGCCAAACTTCAGCACAGAAACCTTGTGAGATTGTTGGGTTGTTGCTTACAAGAGGAGGAGAAATTACTTGTCTATGAGTACCTTCCTAATACAAGTCTTGACAATGTCTTATTTG ATCCTGTGAGGAGAGTGCAATTGGACTGGGCAAGGAGGTATAAGATCATCGAGGGCATCGGGCGAGGACTTCTTTATCTCCACGAAGATTCAAGGCTCAAGATCGTTCACCGGGACCTAAAAGCCAGCAATATCTTGTTGGATGGGGATATGAACCCCAAGATTTCAGACTTCGGTCTCGCCAAGCTTTTTGATGTGGACGAGACACAGAGGAACACTAGCAGAATTGCCGGAACATA TGGATATATGGCACCAGAGTATGCTCTGCGGGGGCGCTTCTCGACTAATTCAGATGTTTACAGCTACGGTGTGCTAATTCTGGAGATCTTGACTGGTCGAAAGAACAGTGGCTACCAAGGATCTGGGAATTCCATTGACCTTCTAAGCTAT GTCTGGAGGCATTGGAATCAAGGGGATGCATTGCAGGCGGTTGACCAAAGTGTGGTCGATCAATGTCGACCTCAGGAAGTGTTGAGATGCATGCATATAGGGTTGCTGTGTGTCCAAGAAGACCCTGCACAAAGACCCAGCATGGCATCCATAACTCTTATGCTTAATAGCTACTCTGTTAGTCTTCCTACTCCTTCAGCACCTGCTTTTGTCACTCATAGTAtcacagaagtcagtttgcaaggGAGAGAGAACAGTAAAGGAAGCACGACAAGTTCAGCAAAAGAATCCACAAATGAAGTTTCCATCTCTGAAATGGATCCCAGATAG
- the LOC135586133 gene encoding cysteine-rich receptor-like protein kinase 44, which yields MPRSYHVLLFFSLVLMLRCYGTSSSKLWSYCPNDANYTTNSTFQSNLNLLLASLSSSTAATGYSNDTEGQSSDQVHGLALCRGDVSSSVCQTCLDAAVQDIIQSCPNGMTSTTCYDDCLLRYSNRTFFSTADTSFMYAAWNSQNVSDQQQFQTTLGNLMDDLTDKASSSPKLFADGSAKVTSFDKLYGLMQCSRDLSADDCYRCLRDTVTFIPKYSSWKQGGKVYTQSCYLRFELYPYYYIYAVKAPPPVSPSSKTANDTVSNDAAGGKSNIAVKTVLLAVIPVAAAPSFLLAIFMYCRRRKPAMPRRMQLHKRVFDNEDQQEIKSAESLLIDLEVMRSATDNFSDANKLGEGGFGPVYRGTLEDGVQIAVKRLSRTSVQGLVELKNEVVLLAKLQHRNLVRLLGCCLQDEEKLLVYEYLPNTSLDNVLFDPVRRVQLDWARRYKIIEGIGRGLLYLHEDSRLKIVHRDLKASNILLDGDMNPKISDFGLAKLFDVDETQRNTSRIAGTYGYMAPEYALRGRFSTNSDVYSYGVLILEILTGRRNSGYVGSGNSIDLLSNVWRHWNQGDALQVVDQSVVDQCQLQEVLRCMHIGLLCVQEDPAQRPSMASITLMLNSYSVGLPTPSAPAFVTLSITSSAKKSKNDVSISEMDPR from the exons ATGCCTCGTTCCTACCatgtcctcctcttcttctcccttgttCTCATGCTCCGCTGTTACGGAACCAGCTCGAGCAAGCTCTGGAGCTACTGTCCTAATGATGCCAACTACACCACCAACAGCACCTTCCAGTCCAACCTCAACCTCCTCCtcgcctccctctcctcctccaccgccgccaccGGCTACTCCAACGACACGGAAGGTCAGTCCTCTGACCAAGTCCACGGCCTCGCGTTATGCCGCGGCGACGTCTCCTCCTCCGTGTGCCAGACCTGCCTCGACGCCGCCGTCCAAGACATCATCCAGTCGTGCCCCAATGGCATGACATCCACCACATGCTACGACGACTGCCTGCTTCGCTACTCCAACCGGACGTTCTTCTCCACGGCGGACACCTCCTTCATGTACGCGGCGTGGAACAGCCAGAACGTCTCGGACCAGCAGCAGTTCCAGACCACGCTGGGGAATCTCATGGACGATCTCACCGACAAAGCAAGTAGCTCGCCCAAACTGTTCGCGGATGGGTCGGCCAAAGTCACCAGCTTCGATAAGCTGTACGGATTGATGCAGTGCTCGAGGGACCTGTCGGCGGACGACTGCTACCGGTGTCTCCGGGACACGGTGACCTTCATTCCCAAGTATTCCAGTTGGAAGCAGGGAGGGAAGGTGTACACCCAGAGTTGTTATCTTCGCTTCGAGTTGTATCCTTACTACTACATCTACGCCGTGAAGGCTCCACCGCCCGTGTCTCCGAGCAGCAAGACGGCCAACGATACCGTGTCAAATGATGCCGCTGGAG GAAAAAGTAACATTGCTGTGAAAACAGTTCTACTTGCTGTCATCCCTGTTGCTGCAGCACCGTCGTTCCTCCTTGCCATCTTTATGTACTGTCGAAGAAGGAAACCAGCAATGCCAAGGAGGATGCAGCTGCACAAACGAGTATTTG ACAATGAAGACCAACAAGAAATCAAGAGTGCAGAATCGCTGTTAATTGATCTGGAGGTGATGAGGTCTGCCACAGACAACTTTTCTGATGCAAACAAGCTAGGAGAAGGAGGATTTGGACCAGTTTACAGG GGAACACTAGAGGATGGAGTGCAAATAGCTGTGAAGAGGCTTTCAAGAACCTCAGTGCAAGGGCTTGTTGAGCTGAAGAATGAGGTGGTTTTGTTGGCAAAACTTCAGCACAGAAACCTTGTGAGATTGTTGGGTTGTTGCTTACAAGATGAGGAGAAATTACTTGTCTATGAGTACCTTCCTAATACAAGTCTTGACAATGTCTTATTTG ATCCTGTGAGGAGAGTGCAATTGGACTGGGCAAGGAGGTATAAGATCATCGAGGGCATCGGGCGAGGACTTCTTTATCTCCACGAAGATTCAAGGCTCAAGATCGTTCACCGGGACCTAAAAGCCAGCAATATCTTGTTGGATGGGGATATGAACCCCAAGATTTCAGACTTCGGTCTCGCCAAGCTTTTTGATGTGGATGAGACACAGAGGAACACTAGCAGAATTGCCGGAACATA TGGATATATGGCACCAGAGTATGCTCTGCGTGGGCGCTTCTCGACTAATTCAGATGTTTACAGCTATGGTGTGCTAATTCTGGAGATCTTGACTGGTCGAAGGAACAGCGGCTACGTGGGATCTGGGAATTCCATCGACCTTCTTAGCAAT GTCTGGAGGCATTGGAATCAAGGGGATGCATTGCAGGTGGTTGACCAAAGTGTGGTCGATCAATGTCAACTTCAGGAAGTGTTGAGATGCATGCATATAGGGTTGCTGTGTGTCCAAGAAGACCCTGCACAAAGACCCAGCATGGCATCCATAACTCTTATGCTTAATAGCTACTCTGTTGGTCTTCCTACTCCTTCAGCACCTGCTTTTGTCACTCTTAGTATCACAAGTTCcgcaaaaaaatccaaaaatgatGTTTCCATCTCTGAAATGGATCCCAGATAG
- the LOC135623609 gene encoding cysteine-rich receptor-like protein kinase 44 has translation MPRSYPVLLFFSLGLMLRCHATRSNFLWINCPPDANYTTNSTFQTNLNLLLASLSSSTAATGYSNDTEGQSSDQVHGLALCRGDVSSSVCQTCLDAAVQDIIQSCPNGMTSTTCYDDCLLRYSNQMFFSTVDTTFRYWEWNSQNVSNQQQFDTTLGNLMDGLTKKASSSPKLFAAGSTNVTSFDKLFGLVQCSRDLSADDCYRCLLDMVNFIPKCCSWKQGGKVYVQSCYLRFESYPFYNLSAVEAPPPPSVPPSPSSKTANDTVPNDASGGKSNNAVKTVLLVVIPVAAALLFLLAIFMYCRRRKPAMPRRMKLHKRVFDNEDQQEIKSAESLLLDLEVIKSATNNFSDANKLGEGGFGPVYRGTLEDGVQIAVKRLSRTSGQGLVELKNEVVLLAKLQHRNLVRLLGCCLQEEEKLLVYEYLPNTSLDKVLFDPVRRVQLDWARRYKIIEGIGRGLLYLHEDSRLKIVHRDLKASNILLDGDMNPKISDFGLAKLFDVDETQGNTSRIAGTYGYMAPEYALRGRFSTNSDVYSYGVLILEILTGRKNSGYQGSGNSIDLLSYVWRHWNPGDALQAVDQSVVDQCQPQEVLRCMHIGLLCVQEDPAQRPSMASITLMLNSYSVGLPTPSAPAFVTLSITSSAKESKNDVSISSMDPR, from the exons ATGCCTCGTTCCTACCctgtcctcctcttcttctcccttggtCTCATGCTCCGCTGTCACGCAACCAGATCAAACTTTCTCTGGATTAACTGTCCTCCTGATGCCAACTACACCACCAACAGCACCTTCCAGACCAACCTCAACCTCCTCCtcgcctccctctcctcctccaccgccgccaccGGCTACTCCAACGACACGGAAGGTCAGTCCTCGGACCAAGTCCACGGCCTCGCGTTATGCCGCGGCGACGTCTCCTCCTCCGTGTGCCAGACCTGCCTCGACGCCGCCGTCCAAGACATCATCCAGTCGTGCCCCAACGGCATGACATCCACCACATGCTACGACGACTGCCTGCTTCGCTACTCCAACCAGATGTTCTTCTCCACGGTGGACACCACCTTCAGGTACTGGGAGTGGAACAGCCAGAACGTCTCGAACCAGCAGCAGTTCGACACCACGCTGGGGAATCTCATGGACGGTCTCACCAAGAAAGCAAGTAGCTCTCCCAAACTGTTCGCGGCTGGATCGACAAACGTCACCAGCTTCGATAAGCTGTTCGGGTTGGTTCAGTGCTCCAGGGACTTGTCGGCGGACGACTGCTACCGGTGTCTCCTGGACATGGTGAACTTCATTCCCAAGTGTTGCAGTTGGAAGCAGGGAGGGAAGGTGTACGTCCAGAGTTGTTACCTTCGCTTCGAGTCGTATCCTTTCTACAACCTCTCCGCCGTGGAGGCTCCACCGCCGCCGTCTGTTCCACCGTCTCCGAGCAGCAAGACGGCCAACGATACCGTGCCAAATGATGCCAGTGGAG GAAAAAGTAACAATGCTGTGAAAACAGTTCTACTTGTTGTCATCCCTGTTGCTGCAGCACTGTTGTTCCTCCTTGCCATTTTTATGTACTGTCGAAGAAGGAAACCAGCAATGCCAAGGAGGATGAAGCTGCACAAACGAGTATTTG ACAATGAAGACCAACAAGAGATCAAGAGTGCAGAATCTCTGTTACTTGATCTGGAGGTGATCAAGTCTGCCACAAACAACTTTTCTGATGCAAACAAGCTAGGAGAAGGAGGATTTGGACCAGTTTATAGG GGAACACTAGAGGATGGAGTGCAAATAGCTGTGAAGAGGCTTTCAAGAACCTCAGGGCAAGGGCTTGTTGAGCTGAAGAATGAGGTGGTTTTGTTGGCCAAACTTCAGCACAGAAACCTTGTGAGATTGTTGGGTTGTTGCTTACAAGAGGAGGAGAAATTACTTGTCTATGAGTACCTTCCTAATACAAGTCTCGACAAAGTCTTATTTG ATCCTGTGAGGAGAGTGCAATTGGACTGGGCAAGGAGGTATAAGATCATCGAGGGCATTGGGCGAGGACTTCTTTATCTCCACGAAGATTCAAGGCTCAAGATCGTTCACCGGGACCTAAAAGCCAGCAATATCTTGTTGGATGGGGATATGAACCCCAAGATTTCAGACTTCGGTCTCGCCAAGCTTTTTGATGTGGATGAGACACAGGGGAACACTAGCAGAATTGCCGGAACATA TGGATATATGGCACCAGAGTATGCTCTGCGGGGGCGCTTCTCGACTAATTCAGATGTTTACAGCTACGGTGTGCTAATTCTGGAGATCTTGACTGGTCGAAAGAACAGTGGCTACCAAGGATCTGGGAATTCCATTGACCTTCTAAGCTAT GTCTGGAGGCATTGGAATCCAGGGGATGCATTGCAGGCGGTTGACCAAAGTGTGGTCGATCAATGTCAACCTCAGGAAGTGTTGAGATGCATGCATATAGGGTTGCTGTGTGTCCAAGAAGACCCTGCACAAAGACCCAGCATGGCATCCATAACTCTTATGCTTAATAGCTACTCTGTTGGTCTTCCTACTCCTTCAGCACCTGCTTTTGTCACTCTTAGTATCACAAGTTCCGCAAAAGAATCCAAAAATGATGTTTCCATCTCTTCAATGGATCCCAGATAG